One Candidatus Devosia phytovorans genomic window carries:
- a CDS encoding MFS transporter: MDSATSRRRFALFVFFFLPGVALASWVTRTPAIRDALGASIGEMGLVLFGVSVGSMTGILNSGWLVGRFGTRPIALVSMLIVMLALTVMAGGVVLASAWLVAFSLFLFGLGMGMSEIAINVDGADVERISGQHVLHTLHGCFSLGTVAGALLGMLATAINFPVAFHLVAIAVIAVPCLFYFVRDIPFGIGIEARAVGGGAPIDRGPAVWKDPRVILIGIVVLAMALAEGAANDWLPLLMVDEYGFSATSGSLVFLGFASAMTLGRFAGGWFLARFGRVAVIRGSAVIGAIGLCFVIFAHNPILAGAAVILWGLGASLGFPVAISAAGDSGPNPAARVRIVAMVGYVAFLVGPPLLGFVGEEFGLRNAMLIVLGLVGLAALLASAMQGKAIQGEAEPAKG; this comes from the coding sequence ATGGATTCCGCTACAAGCCGCCGGCGCTTTGCGCTGTTTGTTTTCTTCTTCCTGCCCGGCGTGGCGCTCGCCTCTTGGGTCACGCGCACGCCGGCCATTCGCGATGCCCTGGGCGCCTCTATCGGCGAAATGGGCCTCGTGCTGTTTGGCGTCTCCGTCGGCTCGATGACCGGCATTCTCAATTCAGGCTGGCTGGTCGGCCGCTTCGGCACGCGGCCGATTGCACTGGTCAGCATGCTCATCGTCATGCTGGCGCTGACCGTGATGGCCGGTGGTGTGGTCCTGGCCTCGGCCTGGCTGGTGGCCTTTAGCCTGTTTCTCTTTGGCCTCGGCATGGGCATGTCGGAGATCGCCATCAACGTCGACGGCGCCGATGTCGAGCGCATTTCCGGCCAGCATGTGCTGCATACGCTGCATGGTTGCTTCAGCCTCGGCACGGTGGCAGGCGCCCTGCTCGGCATGCTGGCCACGGCGATCAACTTCCCGGTGGCGTTTCATCTGGTCGCCATTGCCGTCATTGCCGTGCCCTGCCTGTTTTACTTTGTGCGAGACATTCCCTTCGGCATTGGCATCGAAGCCCGCGCTGTCGGAGGCGGGGCGCCTATTGATCGCGGCCCGGCTGTCTGGAAGGATCCGCGCGTCATCCTGATCGGCATCGTGGTACTTGCCATGGCTCTCGCCGAGGGCGCGGCCAATGACTGGCTGCCACTGCTGATGGTCGACGAATATGGCTTCAGCGCCACTTCGGGCTCGCTGGTCTTCCTCGGCTTTGCCTCGGCCATGACACTGGGCCGCTTCGCCGGCGGCTGGTTCCTCGCCCGCTTCGGCCGCGTCGCCGTCATTCGCGGATCGGCCGTCATTGGTGCCATTGGCCTCTGCTTTGTCATCTTCGCCCACAACCCGATCCTCGCCGGTGCGGCGGTGATCCTCTGGGGCCTCGGCGCCTCGCTCGGCTTCCCCGTCGCCATTTCGGCCGCCGGCGATTCTGGTCCCAATCCGGCCGCCCGCGTCCGCATCGTCGCCATGGTGGGCTATGTCGCCTTCCTCGTCGGCCCGCCGCTGCTTGGCTTCGTCGGCGAGGAATTCGGCCTGCGCAATGCCATGCTGATCGTACTGGGACTGGTAGGGCTCGCAGCACTGCTGGCTTCCGCCATGCAGGGCAAGGCGATCCAAGGCGAGGCCGAGCCGGCCAAGGGCTAA
- a CDS encoding TetR family transcriptional regulator, translating into MSDSMKARRRHDPDRRERIIGAALEVIAQHGVAGTTHRRVAEAADVPLGSMTYHFDSLEELVIAAFTRLDRQISGYYWRMLEGAKNRDEACEAVVDIICGSTWTDPYMTQLFELYAFAARKPEIRKILSDWMSHSRQAMELHFPPHVARALDAVIEGATIHNMASEGHLPREEVRAMVRAIVEMG; encoded by the coding sequence ATGAGCGACAGTATGAAAGCCCGACGCCGGCACGATCCGGACCGGCGCGAGCGCATCATCGGCGCGGCGCTGGAGGTGATTGCGCAACATGGCGTGGCTGGCACGACGCATCGCCGCGTGGCGGAAGCGGCCGATGTGCCGCTGGGCTCCATGACCTATCATTTCGACAGTCTCGAAGAGCTGGTCATCGCCGCCTTCACCCGGCTCGACCGGCAGATCTCGGGCTACTACTGGCGCATGCTGGAGGGGGCGAAAAACCGCGACGAGGCCTGCGAGGCCGTGGTCGATATCATCTGCGGCAGCACCTGGACCGATCCCTATATGACGCAGTTGTTCGAACTTTATGCCTTTGCGGCCCGGAAGCCGGAAATCCGCAAAATCCTGTCAGACTGGATGAGCCATAGCCGACAGGCCATGGAACTGCATTTCCCGCCCCATGTCGCGCGGGCGCTCGACGCTGTTATCGAAGGCGCAACGATCCACAACATGGCCAGCGAAGGCCACCTGCCGCGGGAGGAAGTGCGGGCTATGGTCAGGGCGATCGTGGAGATGGGCTAA
- a CDS encoding nucleoside deaminase, translated as MTRQSPMDLALSLADEAATHGEAPVAAVVMEGDVVLAAERNRMKALGDPTAHAEMLAIRAALKTRGTGRLDGCDLYVTLEPCAMCAGAIAHARLRRVYFAAEDTKAGAVENGIRLFDQPTCHHRPEIISGLGASRAEAQLRDFFRALR; from the coding sequence ATGACCCGCCAATCCCCCATGGACCTTGCCCTTTCCCTCGCCGACGAGGCCGCCACCCATGGCGAGGCGCCTGTTGCCGCCGTGGTCATGGAAGGCGATGTGGTGCTCGCTGCCGAGCGCAATCGCATGAAGGCCTTGGGCGATCCCACGGCCCATGCCGAAATGCTGGCGATCCGAGCTGCGCTTAAGACCCGCGGCACCGGCCGCCTCGACGGCTGCGACCTTTACGTCACGCTCGAACCCTGCGCCATGTGCGCCGGCGCCATTGCCCATGCCCGGCTGCGCCGCGTCTATTTCGCTGCCGAAGACACCAAGGCCGGCGCTGTCGAGAACGGCATCCGCCTTTTTGATCAGCCCACCTGCCACCACCGGCCTGAAATCATTTCCGGCCTGGGCGCCAGCCGGGCTGAGGCGCAGCTGCGCGATTTCTTCCGGGCGCTGCGTTAG
- the mutL gene encoding DNA mismatch repair endonuclease MutL encodes MPIRQLPEDLINRIAAGEVVERPASVVKELVENAIDAGANRIVVTTAAGGKGLIRIEDDGHGMDRADLVLSVERHATSKLNEDELDDIRTLGFRGEALASIGSVAELSIASRTATAESGLKLEVKSGVRTGPVPVAMNRGTTVEVKNLFSNVPARLKFLKSDRAEGGAITDVIKRLAMANPGVHFMLNGSDRSPSNWPSVSGHGALEARLGQVMGDDFAQNAVRLATSRHNVVVAGMAGLPTYTRANSLSQFYFVNGRSVKDKVLVGAVRAAYADYTFRDRFPVVALYIAVDPGEVDVNVHPAKAELRFRDAGAVRGAVIRAVGEALTAAGFKASTSVADDVLGAFTAPAYEVGSAPELAAPASSYGYAPARSSAFAGYDRPMSTGSANPWSPNYEAQSGLAGLSEPSARVEAAEAAPALMEFPLGTARAQMFDNFIIAQNGEGLLLVDQHAAHERLVYERFKAQLASGPVASQAQLIPLVVEMPEEDCARLEDAAPELERFGLYLERFGPRAIAVRETPALLGNSDIEGLVRDVADGLSEWDSIAAVSDRMEAIIARMACHGSVRSGRRLRVDEMNALLRDMEATPHSGQCIHGRPTYVELKKKDIERLFGRSR; translated from the coding sequence TTGCCCATCCGCCAACTGCCCGAAGATCTGATCAACCGCATCGCCGCCGGCGAGGTGGTGGAGCGGCCTGCCAGTGTGGTCAAGGAACTGGTGGAAAATGCCATCGATGCGGGGGCCAACCGGATCGTGGTCACAACGGCGGCGGGCGGCAAGGGGCTGATCCGGATCGAGGACGACGGGCATGGCATGGACCGTGCCGACCTAGTGCTGTCGGTCGAGCGGCATGCCACCTCCAAACTCAACGAAGACGAGCTCGACGATATCCGAACCCTCGGTTTTCGCGGGGAGGCGCTGGCTTCCATCGGCTCGGTGGCCGAGCTTTCCATTGCCTCGCGCACTGCCACCGCCGAAAGCGGGCTGAAGCTTGAGGTCAAAAGCGGCGTCCGTACCGGCCCGGTGCCGGTGGCGATGAACCGGGGCACCACGGTGGAGGTGAAGAACCTCTTTTCCAATGTGCCGGCGCGACTGAAATTTTTGAAAAGCGATCGGGCCGAAGGCGGCGCCATCACCGATGTGATCAAGCGGCTGGCCATGGCCAATCCGGGCGTGCATTTCATGCTCAATGGCAGCGACCGTTCGCCCAGCAACTGGCCCTCGGTCAGCGGCCACGGTGCGCTCGAAGCGCGGCTGGGTCAGGTGATGGGCGATGACTTCGCGCAGAACGCAGTGCGGCTGGCGACCAGCCGGCATAACGTTGTTGTCGCCGGCATGGCAGGCCTTCCGACCTACACGCGGGCGAACTCTCTCTCGCAATTTTACTTCGTCAACGGCCGTTCGGTGAAGGACAAGGTGCTGGTGGGCGCGGTGCGCGCGGCCTATGCCGACTACACTTTCCGCGACCGCTTTCCCGTGGTGGCGCTTTATATCGCGGTCGATCCGGGCGAGGTGGATGTCAATGTGCATCCGGCCAAGGCCGAGCTGCGCTTTCGCGATGCGGGTGCGGTGCGCGGCGCGGTGATCCGTGCCGTGGGCGAGGCGCTGACGGCGGCGGGGTTCAAGGCCAGCACCAGCGTGGCCGATGATGTGCTGGGGGCGTTCACGGCGCCGGCCTATGAGGTGGGCTCTGCGCCTGAGCTTGCGGCGCCGGCGTCGTCCTATGGCTATGCGCCCGCGCGCAGCTCGGCTTTCGCCGGTTACGACCGCCCCATGAGTACGGGCAGTGCCAATCCCTGGTCGCCCAACTATGAGGCACAAAGCGGGCTGGCGGGGCTGAGCGAGCCGAGTGCCCGGGTCGAGGCGGCAGAGGCGGCCCCAGCGCTGATGGAGTTTCCGCTGGGCACGGCGCGGGCGCAGATGTTTGACAATTTCATCATCGCCCAGAATGGCGAGGGGCTGTTGCTGGTCGATCAGCATGCTGCCCATGAGCGTCTCGTCTATGAGCGGTTCAAGGCGCAACTGGCCTCGGGGCCGGTGGCGAGCCAGGCGCAGCTGATCCCGCTCGTGGTGGAAATGCCGGAGGAGGATTGTGCGCGGCTCGAAGACGCGGCCCCTGAACTCGAGCGTTTCGGGCTCTATCTCGAACGCTTCGGGCCGCGGGCGATTGCCGTGCGCGAGACCCCTGCCCTGCTTGGCAATTCCGATATCGAGGGCCTGGTGCGCGACGTGGCCGATGGCCTCTCCGAATGGGACAGTATTGCGGCGGTCAGCGACCGGATGGAGGCCATCATCGCGCGCATGGCCTGCCACGGCTCGGTGCGATCGGGGCGGCGCTTGCGGGTCGACGAGATGAATGCGCTGTTGCGCGACATGGAGGCGACGCCGCACTCCGGCCAGTGCATCCATGGGCGGCCGACCTATGTCGAGCTCAAGAAAAAAGATATCGAACGGCTGTTTGGCCGGAGCCGATAG
- a CDS encoding VOC family protein, translated as MTSGIHHVTLISGNVQANVDFYVGFLGLRLVKRTGGYEDARQLHLFYGDYNAEPGSLITFLVWEGGGRGQAGAGQVSELALAIAPGSIGYWLERAIRHQVQVEGSSQEFGEPVLRLRDPDGVVIKLVGAALPALVMPESDIPSEHAIRRIHGVTLLSEVQEETVGFLRQYFGFRTGASEGTTQRMVSDIGDVLDIRDASGFWPGAPGTGTADHVAVRATDAAAVESVEQALRQRNSSLTNLHDRNYFTSLYVREPGGVLIEMASDGPGFIKDESVEALGTTLFVPPDEQDKAEDIKVMLPQFGLPGDERVVYRDLIYTHRFFTPEMPSGRTLLLMHGTGGDEADLMPLAHRADPHATLLGLRGRSVESGTQRWFRSLGPTLFDQKDIAFESGALTAFMDETRSAYGLDFEQTVAIGYSNGANFLAAAMLLQPDLLIRKAVLLRPVPVLSAVPKADLSGRQVLIIAGENDAYRSKSEELAQVLEQAGATVQFEVVSVTHELTPRDPEVIAGWLGEQQYRKLIPNLDALTRIKY; from the coding sequence ATGACCAGCGGAATTCACCACGTCACGCTCATCAGCGGCAATGTGCAGGCCAATGTCGATTTCTATGTCGGCTTCCTCGGGTTGCGGCTGGTCAAGCGGACGGGCGGCTATGAGGATGCGCGGCAGCTGCATCTGTTTTACGGCGACTACAATGCCGAGCCGGGTTCGCTGATCACCTTCCTTGTCTGGGAGGGTGGTGGCCGCGGCCAGGCTGGGGCGGGGCAGGTCAGCGAATTGGCGCTGGCCATTGCGCCCGGTTCGATCGGCTACTGGCTGGAGCGAGCCATCAGGCATCAGGTTCAGGTCGAAGGCAGTTCCCAGGAATTCGGCGAGCCGGTGCTGCGCTTACGCGACCCGGATGGCGTGGTGATCAAGCTGGTGGGCGCCGCCCTGCCCGCACTGGTCATGCCCGAGAGCGACATTCCGTCCGAGCATGCCATTCGCCGCATTCACGGGGTGACGCTGCTGTCGGAGGTGCAGGAGGAAACCGTTGGCTTCCTGCGCCAGTATTTCGGCTTCCGCACCGGCGCCAGCGAGGGCACGACGCAGCGCATGGTGTCCGACATTGGCGACGTGCTCGATATCCGCGATGCCTCGGGTTTCTGGCCCGGCGCGCCGGGCACGGGCACGGCCGACCATGTGGCGGTGCGTGCGACGGATGCGGCGGCCGTCGAAAGTGTGGAACAGGCGCTGCGGCAGCGCAATTCCAGTCTCACGAACCTGCATGACCGGAACTACTTCACCTCGCTCTATGTGCGCGAGCCGGGTGGCGTGTTGATCGAAATGGCCAGCGACGGGCCGGGGTTTATCAAGGACGAGAGTGTCGAGGCTCTGGGTACGACACTGTTCGTGCCGCCCGACGAGCAGGACAAGGCAGAGGACATCAAGGTCATGCTGCCGCAATTCGGCCTGCCGGGCGATGAGCGCGTGGTCTATCGCGACCTGATCTACACGCATCGCTTCTTCACGCCCGAGATGCCCAGTGGTCGCACGCTGCTGCTCATGCATGGGACGGGTGGCGACGAGGCCGATCTGATGCCCTTGGCTCACCGCGCCGATCCGCATGCCACCCTGCTCGGCCTGCGCGGTCGCAGCGTGGAAAGCGGCACGCAGCGCTGGTTCCGCAGCCTGGGCCCGACCCTGTTCGACCAGAAGGACATTGCCTTCGAATCCGGCGCCCTGACCGCCTTCATGGACGAGACACGATCCGCCTATGGCCTAGATTTCGAGCAGACCGTGGCGATCGGCTATTCCAACGGCGCCAATTTCCTCGCCGCCGCCATGCTGCTGCAGCCGGACCTCTTGATCCGCAAGGCGGTCCTGCTGCGGCCGGTGCCGGTCCTGAGCGCGGTGCCCAAGGCCGATCTCAGCGGGCGACAGGTGCTCATTATCGCTGGCGAAAACGACGCCTATCGCAGCAAAAGCGAGGAACTGGCGCAGGTACTGGAGCAGGCCGGTGCAACCGTGCAGTTCGAAGTCGTCTCCGTTACCCATGAGCTCACGCCGCGCGATCCGGAGGTGATAGCGGGGTGGCTGGGGGAGCAGCAGTATCGCAAACTGATACCAAATCTTGACGCCCTAACACGTATCAAGTATTGA
- a CDS encoding type II toxin-antitoxin system RelE/ParE family toxin has product MIGSFRGKIAEQVAHGKVPKGFAADLLRPAQRRLAALMSAIELADLRVPPGNRLEALSGNRAGQHSIRINDQWRICFRWVDGRAEDVEIVDYH; this is encoded by the coding sequence ATGATCGGGTCATTTCGCGGCAAAATTGCTGAACAGGTGGCTCACGGCAAGGTGCCCAAGGGCTTTGCTGCCGATTTGCTGCGACCTGCCCAGCGACGGCTAGCTGCGCTGATGTCTGCGATCGAATTGGCCGATCTGCGTGTGCCACCGGGCAACAGGCTCGAAGCCTTGTCCGGCAACCGCGCCGGTCAGCATTCAATACGCATCAACGATCAGTGGCGTATCTGCTTTCGCTGGGTCGATGGCCGGGCCGAGGATGTCGAGATTGTGGACTATCACTGA
- a CDS encoding HigA family addiction module antitoxin yields MTVRITPPVHPGEYLREELLEPLGLTPYALAGRLGVPRTRIERLVREETGVTPDTALRLGRFFSMTPEFWINMQGLYDLTLAEAAAEGVLRSIEPITLPAA; encoded by the coding sequence ATGACAGTCCGTATCACCCCGCCCGTTCATCCCGGCGAGTATCTGCGTGAGGAATTGCTTGAGCCCTTGGGTCTGACGCCCTACGCGCTTGCGGGGCGGCTGGGGGTACCCAGAACCCGCATCGAAAGGCTGGTGCGCGAGGAAACCGGCGTCACGCCCGACACAGCCCTGCGGCTGGGCCGGTTTTTCTCCATGACGCCGGAATTCTGGATCAACATGCAGGGGCTTTACGACCTGACGCTGGCCGAAGCGGCGGCGGAAGGAGTGCTTCGGTCCATCGAACCGATTACCCTGCCCGCCGCCTGA
- the edd gene encoding phosphogluconate dehydratase: MSVRQAIQDVTDRIAERSRDTRRDYLGRLDAAREAGVHRAVLSCGNLAHAFAACSPAEKAALAGNKTLNLGIVTSYNDMLSAHQPYQFYPDIIKEAAREIGATAQVAGGVPAMCDGVTQGQPGMDLSLFSRDVIAMATAISLSHNMFDAAVYLGICDKIVPGLLIGALTFGHLPAVFVPAGPMPSGIPNDEKSKVRQLYMEGKVGRAELLEAESKSYHSAGTCTFYGTANSNQMLMEIMGLHLPGASFVNPGTPLRDALTREATVRALSLTALGNNYTPVGHVIDEKAIVNGLVGLHATGGSTNHTMHLIAIGAAAGLQVTWDDMSDLSDATPLLARVYPNGVADVNHFHAAGGMGFLIQELLESGHLHEDVKTVWGDGLSNYTVEAKLLDDKLAFEQSPKESALPKVLTSTKTPFQPTGGLKLLTGNLGRSVIKVSAVKPEHRVVEAPARVFHGQDALQAAFKAGELTGDMIAVVRFSGPKALGMPELHKLTPSLGIMQDRGFKVALLTDGRMSGASGKVPAAIHMTPEAIDAGPISKIRDGDLIRLDANEGTLTFLGDEKEFFSRTPATEDLRSQHFGMGRELFAGFRSLVGVADKGASVFQ, translated from the coding sequence ATGTCCGTTCGTCAGGCCATTCAGGATGTCACCGACCGCATTGCGGAGCGCAGCCGCGACACGCGCCGCGATTATCTCGGTCGTCTCGACGCCGCCCGTGAGGCCGGCGTGCACCGCGCCGTCCTCTCCTGCGGCAACCTTGCCCATGCCTTTGCCGCCTGCTCGCCCGCCGAAAAGGCTGCGCTGGCTGGCAACAAGACGCTCAACCTGGGCATCGTGACGTCCTATAACGACATGCTCAGCGCCCATCAGCCCTATCAATTCTATCCCGACATCATCAAGGAAGCCGCCCGCGAGATTGGCGCCACGGCCCAGGTCGCTGGCGGCGTGCCGGCCATGTGCGATGGCGTGACCCAGGGCCAGCCGGGCATGGACCTTTCCCTGTTCAGCCGCGATGTCATCGCCATGGCGACGGCGATTTCGCTCAGCCACAACATGTTCGACGCCGCCGTCTATCTTGGCATCTGCGACAAGATCGTCCCGGGCCTGCTGATTGGTGCCCTGACCTTCGGCCACCTGCCGGCCGTCTTCGTGCCCGCCGGACCCATGCCCTCGGGCATTCCCAATGATGAAAAGTCGAAAGTCCGCCAGCTCTATATGGAGGGCAAGGTCGGCCGCGCCGAACTGCTCGAGGCCGAGAGCAAGTCCTATCATTCGGCCGGCACCTGCACCTTCTATGGCACGGCCAATTCCAACCAGATGCTGATGGAAATCATGGGCCTGCACCTGCCGGGCGCCAGCTTCGTCAATCCCGGCACGCCGCTGCGCGACGCGCTGACCCGCGAAGCCACCGTCCGCGCCCTGTCGCTGACGGCCCTGGGCAATAACTATACGCCGGTCGGCCATGTCATCGACGAAAAGGCCATCGTCAATGGGCTCGTCGGCCTCCACGCGACGGGCGGATCGACTAACCACACCATGCATCTGATCGCCATCGGCGCTGCAGCCGGCCTCCAGGTGACCTGGGACGACATGAGCGACCTCTCCGATGCGACACCGCTCCTCGCCCGTGTCTATCCCAACGGCGTCGCCGACGTGAACCATTTCCACGCCGCTGGCGGCATGGGCTTCCTGATCCAGGAACTGCTGGAATCCGGGCATTTGCACGAAGACGTCAAGACCGTCTGGGGCGATGGCCTCTCCAACTATACCGTCGAAGCCAAGCTGCTCGACGACAAGCTGGCCTTCGAGCAGTCGCCCAAGGAATCGGCGCTTCCGAAGGTGCTGACCTCGACCAAAACGCCGTTCCAGCCGACCGGTGGTCTGAAGCTGCTCACGGGCAATCTCGGCCGTTCGGTCATCAAGGTCTCGGCCGTCAAGCCCGAGCACCGCGTCGTCGAAGCGCCCGCCCGGGTCTTTCACGGCCAGGATGCGCTGCAGGCCGCCTTCAAGGCGGGCGAGCTGACCGGCGACATGATCGCCGTGGTCCGCTTCTCCGGCCCCAAGGCCCTCGGCATGCCCGAACTGCACAAACTGACGCCATCGCTGGGCATCATGCAGGACCGCGGCTTCAAGGTGGCGCTGCTCACCGACGGCCGCATGTCAGGCGCCTCTGGCAAGGTGCCCGCCGCCATCCACATGACGCCCGAAGCGATTGACGCGGGCCCGATCAGCAAGATCCGCGACGGCGATCTGATCCGCCTCGACGCCAATGAAGGCACGCTGACCTTCCTCGGCGACGAAAAGGAATTCTTCTCCCGCACGCCTGCAACGGAAGACCTCCGCAGCCAGCATTTCGGCATGGGCCGCGAACTGTTCGCCGGCTTCCGCAGCCTGGTGGGTGTCGCCGACAAGGGCGCGAGCGTGTTTCAGTAA
- the pgl gene encoding 6-phosphogluconolactonase has translation MNIERRSFADKPTLAKELAEAVADRIRNAIAERGVAAIAVSGGSTPGKFFQSLGKTRDIDWEKVIVTLVDERWVDETNDRSNALLVNEKMLQGPAAVARFFPLYSGGDEPDATGVAKTNALLAELPETFAAVILGMGSDGHTASFFPGGDTLDEALSSEGPALAIRAPGAGEPRITFTLPRLLRADGLYLHIEGEEKADVLDTALGDGPIEDMPIRAVLRSGHAVTVYWCP, from the coding sequence GTGAACATCGAACGCCGCAGCTTTGCTGACAAGCCGACCCTCGCCAAGGAACTGGCCGAGGCCGTTGCCGATCGCATCCGCAATGCGATTGCCGAGCGTGGCGTGGCAGCGATCGCCGTCAGTGGTGGCTCGACTCCCGGGAAGTTCTTCCAGTCGCTGGGCAAGACCAGGGATATCGACTGGGAAAAGGTCATCGTGACCCTGGTCGACGAACGCTGGGTCGACGAGACCAACGATCGCTCCAATGCCTTGCTGGTCAACGAAAAGATGCTGCAGGGCCCGGCTGCCGTGGCCCGTTTCTTCCCGCTCTATTCGGGCGGTGATGAACCCGACGCCACGGGCGTTGCGAAAACCAATGCGCTTTTGGCAGAACTGCCCGAGACCTTTGCCGCGGTGATCCTGGGCATGGGCAGCGATGGCCATACGGCGAGCTTTTTCCCCGGCGGTGATACGCTCGATGAAGCGCTGAGTTCCGAAGGTCCGGCTCTCGCCATCCGCGCGCCTGGCGCGGGCGAGCCGCGCATAACCTTTACCCTGCCGCGACTCCTCCGCGCGGATGGGCTGTACCTTCACATCGAAGGGGAGGAAAAGGCCGACGTGCTCGACACGGCTTTGGGTGATGGTCCCATCGAGGACATGCCCATCCGCGCCGTCCTGCGATCCGGCCACGCCGTAACCGTCTATTGGTGCCCATAG
- the zwf gene encoding glucose-6-phosphate dehydrogenase: MSSRIIPVQPFDYVVFGATGDLTKRKLIPALYHRFKDGQFDEQSRIIGASRSKLSDAEFQTAARDAVTQFVEKEYQDEAVIERFVKIFSYVPVDASKPDESGDLGKALRDDPNVVRAFYLAVAPDLFEPIAEYLQKKKLYRRDARVVIEKPLGHDLGSSMEINDGVAKIFKEDQVYRIDHYLGKETVQNLLALRFANTLFEPIWNSAHIDHVQLTVAESVGAGTRGYYDESGALRDMIQNHMLQLLCLVAMEPPASDDANALRDEKLKVLRALKPITNGDVARNTVRGQYKGVKSETTSVAGYQEELPDEKKGSRTETFVALKAEVQNWRWSGVPFYFRTGKRMASRVSEICIQFKPIPHSIFDHAEGAPRANKLIIRLQPDEGVKLLMMIKDPGPGGMRLREVPLNLSFAQTFSERAPEAYERLLLDVIRGNQALFMRRDELEEAWKWVDPIREAWDRSSEPPQSYVAGTWGPSGAIALIERDGRTWYEDDN, encoded by the coding sequence GTGTCCAGCCGTATCATTCCCGTCCAGCCTTTCGACTATGTGGTGTTCGGCGCCACGGGTGACCTGACCAAGCGCAAGCTCATTCCTGCGCTCTATCACCGCTTCAAGGACGGCCAGTTCGACGAGCAGAGCCGCATCATCGGCGCCTCGCGCTCCAAGCTCAGCGATGCCGAATTCCAGACCGCCGCCCGCGATGCGGTCACCCAGTTCGTGGAGAAGGAATATCAGGACGAGGCCGTCATCGAGCGCTTCGTCAAGATTTTCAGCTATGTGCCGGTCGATGCCAGCAAGCCCGATGAATCGGGCGACCTGGGCAAGGCTTTGCGCGATGACCCCAATGTGGTCCGCGCCTTCTATCTTGCCGTCGCGCCCGATCTCTTCGAGCCCATCGCCGAGTATCTGCAGAAGAAGAAACTCTATCGCCGCGACGCCCGCGTCGTGATCGAAAAGCCGCTCGGTCATGACCTTGGCTCGTCGATGGAAATCAACGATGGCGTGGCCAAGATCTTCAAGGAAGATCAGGTCTATCGCATCGACCATTATCTCGGCAAAGAGACGGTGCAGAACCTGCTGGCCCTGCGCTTTGCCAATACGCTCTTCGAGCCGATCTGGAATTCCGCCCATATCGACCACGTGCAGTTGACCGTGGCCGAAAGCGTCGGTGCCGGCACGCGCGGCTATTACGACGAATCTGGCGCTCTGCGCGACATGATCCAGAACCACATGCTGCAGCTGCTCTGCCTCGTGGCCATGGAACCGCCCGCCAGCGACGACGCCAACGCTTTGCGCGATGAGAAGCTGAAGGTGCTGCGCGCGCTGAAACCCATCACCAATGGCGACGTGGCCAGGAACACCGTGCGCGGCCAGTACAAGGGCGTGAAGTCGGAAACGACCTCGGTCGCCGGCTACCAGGAAGAACTGCCCGACGAGAAGAAGGGCAGCCGCACCGAGACTTTCGTGGCCCTCAAGGCCGAAGTGCAGAACTGGCGCTGGTCGGGCGTGCCCTTCTATTTCCGCACCGGCAAGCGCATGGCCAGCCGCGTCTCGGAAATCTGCATCCAGTTCAAGCCGATCCCCCATTCCATCTTCGATCACGCCGAAGGCGCGCCGCGCGCCAACAAGCTGATCATCCGCCTGCAGCCCGACGAGGGCGTCAAGCTCCTGATGATGATCAAGGATCCGGGCCCGGGCGGCATGCGCCTGCGCGAAGTGCCGTTGAACCTGAGCTTTGCCCAGACGTTCAGTGAACGCGCGCCGGAAGCCTATGAGCGCCTGCTGCTCGACGTGATCCGTGGCAACCAGGCGCTGTTCATGCGCCGCGACGAATTGGAAGAGGCTTGGAAGTGGGTCGATCCGATCCGTGAGGCCTGGGATCGCTCCAGCGAACCGCCGCAGAGCTACGTGGCCGGCACCTGGGGCCCAAGCGGCGCCATCGCGCTGATCGAGCGCGACGGCCGCACCTGGTATGAGGACGACAACTAG